DNA from Halogeometricum sp. S1BR25-6:
CGGGGATGCGCTGTCCGCGTACGGTCCGCCTGTCGCGGCACCCGCGAAGGGCGTCGCCGTCGCGCGGCCCCTCCGCAACCTCCACGACGAGGACGCCGCGCGGGTCGTCCAACCCGTTCGCTTCGGCGACGGCGGGCGTCACGTCGAGCATCCGCGCCCGGAGGTACGAGTGCGGGTAGCGACCGACGGCGATGAGCGTCGGAACGATGCGGTTCACGATGGTCGGCGAGACGGCGAAGCCGATGTTGTCGCCCTGCTTCGCTCGGTTGACGCCCGCCACCTCGTAGCGTTGCGTGGGCGCCGTTCCCTTCGCTCCCTCGTCGACGTACACGGCGACGAGGGGGCCGCCGGAGTTGCCGGGGTTGATGGGCGCGTCCGTCTGCACCACGTCGGGGATGGAGAACCCGCCGGAGGTCGGCATCGAGCGGTTCGCACCGGAGACGATGCCGGCGGTGATGGAACCGTCGAGTCCGAGGGGATTGCCGAGGGCGGCGACGGGCCGGCCCGGCAGGGGGTTCTCGGGGGCGACGAGGAGCGGCGTCGCCGACTCGGGGAGTTCGTCGACGGCGACGACGGCCAGGTCGGCGTAGGCGTCCGTACCGACCACCTCGCCGACGGCCCACGACCCGTCGGCGAAGCGAAGTTCCACCTCCTCGACGCTTCCGACGACGTGTTCGTTCGTCACGACGTGGCGGTCGTCGTAGACGAACCCCGACCCGGCGCCGACGCCGGGCGCGCGGCGCCCGACGTACAGGGAGACGACGGACGGAATCACGTCGCGGTACAACTGCTCGAAATCTGCGTCTGCGTGCATGGTGCGCGGCCCGGGCGGGTCGCTAACCCGAGGTAAGCGTCGAGCCTATTTGACCGTGCCGCGTGGTGTCACCGGGCAGATACTCCGCCCGGCGCGGGCGCCGACGGCGCCGCCGCGCCCCGTCTCGGGTGTTTATTAGGCGCCGCGGCGGACTCCGAGACGACATGGTCGCCTCCGACTCCACCGCGGACATGAACCGACTGACCGACAGCGGCGTCGTCGCCGTGATGCGCGGCGCCGACGCGGACACCATCATCGACGTGGCGCAGGCGCTCAACGACGGTGGCGTCACGGCCTACGAGATAACGGCGGACAACCCCGACGCCATGGACCTCATCGGCGAGGTGTCGGCCTCGTTCACCGAGGAGGAGGCCATCGTCGGCGCGGGGACGGTGCTTGACGACGCGACGGCCCGCGCCGCCATCATGAACGGCGCGGAGTTCGTCGTGGGGCCGAACTTCGACCGAGAGGTCGTCGAGACCTGCAACCGGTACGGAACCCTCGTCGCGCCGGGCATCCTCACGCCGACGGAGGCGGTGAACGCCTACGAGGCGGGCGCCGACATGGTGAAGGTGTTCCCGGCGTCGGTGATGGGGCCGGACCACCTCTCCAGTCTCAAGGGACCGCTGCCGCAGATTCCGCTGATGCCGACGGGCGGCATCGACATCGACAACGTGGCCGACTACATCGAGGCCGGCGCCGTCGTCGTCGGCGCGGGCAGCGCCATCATGGACGCCGACGCCATCGAGGCGGGCGACTTCGATTCGATTACGGAAACGGCTCGCGAGTTCACGCGGGTCATCGAGGACGCGCGCGAGTCCGGCGAGTAACCGACTCAGCGAATCGAACCCACCTTCTCGCAGTGCGTCTCCGACACCGCTCCGCGGAGCGCATCGGTGTCCGTCTCGCCGTCCAGGGAGACGAGGTACGCCGCGCCGTCGTCGTCGCCGTACGCCTGCTGGAAGTCGTAGACGAGGCCGGCGACGGCCACGTCCTCCGGCACCGCGTCGTTCTGGACGAGGAACTCGGCCTGCGTCTGCACCGCACACTCGACGAGGCGGTTGACCGCCTCGCCGTCCGGCGTGTCGCCGTCGAAGACGCCGTCCTCGCGCGCGGATTCGACGATGGGTTTCAGCCGACCGACGGCCGCCTCGACCGACGGCGGGAGCGACTTCCCACCTCCGTCGCCCGTCACGGCCTCGTAGGCGGCCGTCACGGCCCCGCACCCGGTGTGGCCGAGAACGGCGATGAGTTCCACGTCCAGCGCCGACACCGCGTAGCCGACGGCGTCGTTGACGACGAGTTCGCCGTCAACCTCGGCCCACGCCTGGTTGCCGACGTTGACGCTCGTGAACAGGTCGCCGTCGACGTCCGCGTTCCAGACGGCGTCCGCGGGGACGCGCGAGTCCGAACACGAGACAGAGACGACGGAGGGGTCCTGACTCTCCCGTATGCCCTCGAAGTGGTCCCGCGAGAGGTTCGCTACGTGTTCGTCGTTACCGCCGAGTATCTTCTCCAGTGCGTCCATGCCAGTCGACACGTCCCTCCGGGGTATCAATCGGCCGGACCGCGACAGTTCTTTCT
Protein-coding regions in this window:
- a CDS encoding bifunctional 4-hydroxy-2-oxoglutarate aldolase/2-dehydro-3-deoxy-phosphogluconate aldolase, whose amino-acid sequence is MVASDSTADMNRLTDSGVVAVMRGADADTIIDVAQALNDGGVTAYEITADNPDAMDLIGEVSASFTEEEAIVGAGTVLDDATARAAIMNGAEFVVGPNFDREVVETCNRYGTLVAPGILTPTEAVNAYEAGADMVKVFPASVMGPDHLSSLKGPLPQIPLMPTGGIDIDNVADYIEAGAVVVGAGSAIMDADAIEAGDFDSITETAREFTRVIEDARESGE
- a CDS encoding S1C family serine protease yields the protein MHADADFEQLYRDVIPSVVSLYVGRRAPGVGAGSGFVYDDRHVVTNEHVVGSVEEVELRFADGSWAVGEVVGTDAYADLAVVAVDELPESATPLLVAPENPLPGRPVAALGNPLGLDGSITAGIVSGANRSMPTSGGFSIPDVVQTDAPINPGNSGGPLVAVYVDEGAKGTAPTQRYEVAGVNRAKQGDNIGFAVSPTIVNRIVPTLIAVGRYPHSYLRARMLDVTPAVAEANGLDDPRGVLVVEVAEGPRDGDALRGCRDRRTVRGQRIPVGGDVVVGIGDEEVRSHEELMRYLITETHPGEPVDVEVVREGSPETLTVVLDERPPVEESGGYRVRRRGRRRRDGGEGDDGRGGVDVPIR
- a CDS encoding carbonic anhydrase; protein product: MDALEKILGGNDEHVANLSRDHFEGIRESQDPSVVSVSCSDSRVPADAVWNADVDGDLFTSVNVGNQAWAEVDGELVVNDAVGYAVSALDVELIAVLGHTGCGAVTAAYEAVTGDGGGKSLPPSVEAAVGRLKPIVESAREDGVFDGDTPDGEAVNRLVECAVQTQAEFLVQNDAVPEDVAVAGLVYDFQQAYGDDDGAAYLVSLDGETDTDALRGAVSETHCEKVGSIR